One genomic window of Micropterus dolomieu isolate WLL.071019.BEF.003 ecotype Adirondacks linkage group LG06, ASM2129224v1, whole genome shotgun sequence includes the following:
- the cnpy1 gene encoding protein canopy-1 isoform X1 — MIADSDRETEVLLQDNSRSEICSSSQGKRDKVLYCSACKAIVDELNFSISQVDPKKTINVGSFRLNPDGTMEDKKVPLARSETHLHELLDGVCNSMSDYSLHVDPDTQHKQYMRFAPRSSETTGNFPDFKNFQFDGPEASSALKFACETVVEELEDDIISLFSQDVKHVHEELCNRVSDYCKDSSHTYQEL; from the exons gaaactgaagtcttgCTGCAGGacaattctcgctctgaaatctg cagcagcagtcaggGGAAGAGGGACAAGGTGCTCTACTGTTCTG CATGCAAGGCAATTGTGGATGAACTGAACTTCTCAATAAGTCAGGTGGACCCAAAGAAAACCATCAACGTGGGCAGCTTTAGACTCAACCCTGATGGAACTATGGAAGACAAAAAG GTACCTCTCGCTCGCTCAGAGACTCACCTTCACGAGCTCCTGGACGGGGTGTGCAACAGCATGAGCGACTACTCCCTCCATGTGGACCCCGACACCCAGCACAAACAGTACATGAGGTTTGCACCCAGGAGCAGCGAGACCACCGGCAACTTCCCTGACTTTAAAAACTTCCAGTTTGACGGACCCGAGGCATCCAGTGCCCTGAAATTCGCA TGTGAAACCGtggtggaggagctggaggatgaTATCATCTCCCTGTTCAGCCAGGACGTAAAGCATGTGCACGAGGAGTTATGCAACAGAGTCTCAG ACTACTGTAAAGACAGCAGTCACACATACCAGGAGTTATAA
- the cnpy1 gene encoding protein canopy-1 isoform X2 — translation MALWIIQMTVLVLSVFSSSSQGKRDKVLYCSACKAIVDELNFSISQVDPKKTINVGSFRLNPDGTMEDKKVPLARSETHLHELLDGVCNSMSDYSLHVDPDTQHKQYMRFAPRSSETTGNFPDFKNFQFDGPEASSALKFACETVVEELEDDIISLFSQDVKHVHEELCNRVSDYCKDSSHTYQEL, via the exons ATGGCCTTATGGATTATTCAGATGACTGTGTTGGTGCTATCtgtcttcagcagcagcagtcaggGGAAGAGGGACAAGGTGCTCTACTGTTCTG CATGCAAGGCAATTGTGGATGAACTGAACTTCTCAATAAGTCAGGTGGACCCAAAGAAAACCATCAACGTGGGCAGCTTTAGACTCAACCCTGATGGAACTATGGAAGACAAAAAG GTACCTCTCGCTCGCTCAGAGACTCACCTTCACGAGCTCCTGGACGGGGTGTGCAACAGCATGAGCGACTACTCCCTCCATGTGGACCCCGACACCCAGCACAAACAGTACATGAGGTTTGCACCCAGGAGCAGCGAGACCACCGGCAACTTCCCTGACTTTAAAAACTTCCAGTTTGACGGACCCGAGGCATCCAGTGCCCTGAAATTCGCA TGTGAAACCGtggtggaggagctggaggatgaTATCATCTCCCTGTTCAGCCAGGACGTAAAGCATGTGCACGAGGAGTTATGCAACAGAGTCTCAG ACTACTGTAAAGACAGCAGTCACACATACCAGGAGTTATAA